In Hermetia illucens chromosome 1, iHerIll2.2.curated.20191125, whole genome shotgun sequence, one genomic interval encodes:
- the LOC119661168 gene encoding non-structural maintenance of chromosomes element 4 homolog A-like gives MNTEERKRFYNKLIDGVSELHKEISADSVDNSSAINEVSQLINQSNDLIRLTTPNDHVNNTAEVVMDAQVMQMGHEIVGEIVNRVCTLEFSTEEYCAAIQSRFGGNGSVDWNTLASVVAGKFAAHKNSICLLGSFKNESPEVVQKAARARQPKSAPSVLVQPEDVKKVEPESQSGKNLNIFLSKIAKVFITNKKQPIPYYKVIIDPADFMQTIDNAFQVAFLVSNGSAVIEEDEDGMPVVRPVLDKSESNSKKVPVQAVSNVTMRICQDMAKRYNIREPLIK, from the exons ATGAATACTGAGGAAAGGAAACGTTTTTATAACAAGTTGATCGACGGTGTAAGTGAGCTTCATAAAG AAATCTCGGCAGATAGCGTGGACAATTCAAGCGCCATAAACGAGGTTTCACAACTCATAAACCAATCGAATGATCTGATCAGGCTCACAACACCCAATGACCATGTTAACAACACAGCAGAAGTCGTTATGGATGCGCAAGTTATGCAAATGGGGCATGAAATCGTGGGGGAGATCGTGAATAGAGTTTGCACCTTGGAGTTCTCCACGGAGGAATACTGCGCCGCAATT CAAAGCAGGTTTGGCGGCAATGGTTCAGTCGATTGGAATACACTAGCAAGCGTCGTTGCAGGGAAGTTTGCAGCACATAAGAATAGCATCTGCCTTCTGGGTTCATTTAAAAACGAATCGCCAGAAGTTGTGCAAAAGGCAGCGAGAGCAAGACAACCTAAATCGGCCCCG TCGGTTCTTGTCCAGCCTGAAGATGTGAAGAAAGTGGAACCAGAATCACAGTCAGGGAAAAACCTGAACATATTCCTGAGCAAAATCGCTAAG GTGTTTATAACCAACAAAAAACAACCAATCCCGTATTATAAAGTCATTATTGACCCTGCGGATTTCATGCAAACAATAGATAATGCCTTCCAGGTTGCTTTTCTAGTCAGCAATGGGTCTGCTGTGATTGAAGAAGATGAAGACGGAATGCCAGTGGTCAGACCGGTGTTGGACAAATCTGAAAGTAACTCTAAAAAGGTGCCAGTGCAAGCTGTGTCCAATGTTACAATGAGGATCTGTCAG GACATGGCCAAACGTTACAACATAAGAGAACCTCTAATTAAATAG